In a single window of the Rhizobiaceae bacterium genome:
- a CDS encoding LysR family transcriptional regulator codes for MAFTLRQLQFFVAVAEQGTVSGAAQALSISQSSVTEAIKELEADLGVALFERHPRGLNITHQGHQFLRHATKILTGVSDARRAFSGEAAERGGKLHLGVTSLVAGYVLSDLLARYRRAFPGVQVSAVEDNGDYLEHLLIGGELDVAVMVISNLRDRMALQAEIIEVSPYRLWLPLGHHLAGAEIIGLQDLASEPLIMLTIDEIEENTGKLLAALGRKPHVAFRTRSVEAVRSLVATGAGVALLPDLVYRPWSLEGDRIESRDISGTLPVVQVGMVWRRGSGLTATARDFIAVAQGQRATRQR; via the coding sequence ATGGCGTTCACCCTCAGGCAGTTGCAGTTCTTCGTGGCCGTTGCGGAGCAAGGCACGGTATCGGGAGCGGCGCAGGCATTGTCCATCTCGCAATCCTCGGTGACGGAAGCAATCAAGGAGCTTGAGGCCGACCTCGGCGTGGCGCTGTTCGAGCGGCACCCGCGCGGGCTCAACATCACGCATCAGGGCCACCAGTTCCTGCGGCATGCGACGAAGATACTGACCGGCGTGTCCGACGCGCGCCGCGCTTTTTCCGGCGAGGCGGCGGAGCGCGGGGGGAAACTGCATCTCGGCGTCACGTCGCTGGTGGCGGGCTACGTGCTGTCCGACCTTTTGGCGCGATACCGCCGCGCTTTTCCGGGTGTGCAAGTGTCTGCGGTAGAGGACAATGGCGACTATCTGGAGCATCTCCTCATCGGCGGGGAACTCGACGTCGCCGTGATGGTAATTTCAAACCTGCGTGATCGCATGGCCTTGCAGGCCGAGATCATCGAGGTATCGCCCTACCGGCTGTGGCTGCCGCTTGGGCACCACCTCGCGGGCGCGGAGATCATCGGCCTGCAGGACCTTGCCTCCGAGCCGCTCATCATGCTCACCATCGACGAGATCGAGGAGAACACCGGCAAGCTGCTGGCAGCGCTCGGGCGCAAGCCGCATGTCGCCTTTCGCACGCGCTCGGTCGAGGCGGTGCGCAGCCTCGTCGCGACGGGCGCGGGCGTCGCGCTCCTGCCCGACCTCGTCTACCGGCCATGGTCGCTGGAAGGCGACCGCATCGAGTCGCGCGACATTTCGGGCACGCTGCCCGTGGTGCAGGTGGGCATGGTCTGGCGGCGCGGGTCGGGGCTGACCGCAACGGCGCGCGACTTCATCGCGGTGGCTCAAGGGCAACGCGCGACAAGGCAGCGCTGA
- a CDS encoding SDR family oxidoreductase has protein sequence MAGPDARKTLVLTGASRGIGHATVKRFSREGWRVITCSRQAFAENCPWPAGPEDHIKVDLADPEDVGVAVSEIRHRLEANEGQLTALVNNAGISPKLPNGGERMNSIDTPMHVWRDVFQVNFFAPIMLARGLFKELAAGKGSIVNVTSIAGTRVHPFAGTAYATSKAALGALTREMAADFGPHGIRVNAIAPGEIDTAILSPGTDKIVEGIPLRRLGSTAEVADIIYFLCSSQSSYVTGAEIHINGGQHV, from the coding sequence ATGGCTGGTCCTGACGCACGAAAGACCCTCGTCCTGACGGGTGCCAGCCGCGGCATCGGCCACGCCACCGTAAAGCGCTTTTCGCGCGAAGGCTGGCGCGTCATAACCTGCTCCCGCCAGGCATTTGCGGAAAACTGTCCCTGGCCGGCCGGCCCGGAGGACCACATCAAGGTCGACCTCGCCGATCCCGAGGATGTCGGCGTGGCCGTTTCCGAAATCCGCCACCGCCTTGAGGCCAATGAGGGTCAATTGACCGCATTGGTCAACAATGCGGGAATTTCTCCGAAGCTGCCGAACGGCGGCGAACGCATGAACTCGATCGATACGCCGATGCATGTGTGGCGCGACGTGTTCCAGGTGAATTTCTTTGCGCCCATCATGCTGGCGCGCGGCCTGTTCAAGGAACTGGCCGCCGGCAAGGGGTCCATCGTCAACGTCACCTCGATCGCGGGGACCCGCGTGCATCCGTTCGCAGGAACGGCCTATGCCACCTCCAAGGCAGCGCTCGGTGCGCTCACCCGCGAAATGGCCGCCGACTTCGGCCCGCACGGCATCCGCGTGAACGCCATCGCGCCCGGCGAAATCGACACCGCTATCCTGTCGCCAGGAACGGACAAGATCGTCGAAGGCATCCCGTTGCGCCGCCTCGGCTCTACCGCAGAGGTCGCCGACATCATCTATTTCCTGTGCTCCAGCCAGTCGTCCTATGTCACCGGGGCGGAAATCCACATCAATGGCGGCCAGCACGTCTGA
- the deoC gene encoding deoxyribose-phosphate aldolase, with the protein MTGKARPNDAEVTDLPQIPIRKSVEPPSTKGSDAPGSAEKKAPASAPAPANTPAHTGHGIARNPGMKLDIGFVESLRNVNRSALERRVQTMAKRRSIKGDNQAAWLLRAIALMDLTSLNSGDTDERIRRLCAKALQPLRRDIALGLGLGQTAIRPAAICVYHPFVATAVDVLKGSGIHVAAVSTAFPHGLAPLDTRLKEIEASVADGADEIDVVIKRGLVYEAKWQELYDEIAAMRAACGDAHIKVILGTGDLATLRNVTLASMVAMMAGADFIKTSTGKENVNATLPVGLAMVRAIRAYFEETGYMIGFKPAGGISTAKAALDWLVLIKEELGRPWLEPELFRFGASSLLTDIERQLEHHVTGHYSANHRHALA; encoded by the coding sequence ATGACAGGCAAAGCTCGGCCCAATGACGCGGAAGTAACCGACCTCCCGCAGATCCCTATCCGCAAATCCGTCGAGCCACCGTCAACGAAGGGCAGTGACGCTCCGGGTTCAGCCGAGAAGAAGGCACCCGCCAGCGCGCCGGCGCCCGCCAACACGCCGGCCCACACCGGCCACGGCATTGCGCGCAACCCCGGCATGAAGCTCGACATCGGCTTTGTGGAGTCGCTGCGCAACGTCAACCGCTCGGCGCTTGAACGCCGTGTCCAGACCATGGCGAAACGCCGCTCGATCAAGGGTGACAACCAGGCGGCCTGGCTGCTGCGCGCCATTGCCTTGATGGACCTCACCTCCCTCAACTCCGGCGACACGGACGAGCGCATCCGTCGCCTTTGCGCCAAGGCGCTGCAACCGCTTCGCCGCGACATTGCGCTCGGTCTCGGGCTCGGCCAGACCGCGATCCGTCCCGCTGCCATATGCGTCTATCATCCCTTCGTCGCGACCGCCGTGGACGTGCTGAAAGGATCGGGAATCCATGTTGCCGCCGTATCCACTGCATTTCCGCACGGGCTTGCGCCGCTCGACACGAGGCTCAAGGAAATCGAGGCTTCGGTCGCGGACGGCGCGGACGAAATCGACGTCGTGATCAAGCGCGGCCTCGTCTACGAAGCCAAATGGCAGGAACTCTATGATGAAATTGCCGCCATGCGCGCGGCCTGCGGCGACGCACATATCAAGGTGATCCTCGGCACGGGCGATCTTGCGACGCTGCGCAACGTGACGCTCGCCTCCATGGTGGCGATGATGGCGGGCGCCGATTTCATCAAGACCTCGACGGGCAAGGAAAACGTCAACGCAACGCTACCCGTGGGCCTCGCCATGGTGCGCGCCATCCGCGCCTATTTCGAGGAGACAGGTTACATGATCGGCTTCAAGCCGGCGGGCGGCATTTCCACCGCCAAGGCCGCGCTGGACTGGCTCGTCCTGATCAAGGAAGAGCTGGGACGGCCGTGGCTGGAACCGGAGCTTTTCCGCTTCGGCGCATCGAGCCTGCTCACCGACATCGAGCGTCAGCTCGAACATCATGTAACCGGCCACTACTCGGCCAACCATCGCCACGCGCTGGCTTGA
- a CDS encoding aldehyde dehydrogenase family protein — protein sequence MNVLERFHAMEYGLAPESREEADIWLGSRDFSKALFIGGEWRAASDGKTFETRDPSTGRVLTRVSEATKADVDAAVAVAQKALPKWSATTGFERAKVIYAIARGMQRHQRLFAVLESIDNGKPIRESRDVDVPLAIRHFLHHAGWAQTLEKEFPDQKAVGVVGQIIPWNFPLLMLAWKIAPALAAGCTIVLKPAEFTPLTAVLFAEVCERAGVPKGVINIIPGGPDTGEAIVNHPGVDKIAFTGSSEVGKIIRRATAGSGKKLSLELGGKSAFIVFDDADLDSAVEGLVDGIWFNQGQVCCAGSRLLVQESVADALIAKVKQRMSRLRVGLPLDKNTDIGPLADKTQLERVKGLVSEGTAQGADCWQPDFALPASGYFVLPTLATGVSPSNILAQEEVFGPVLATMTFRNQDEAIEIANNTRFGLAASIWSENLNVALHVAPQLKAGVVWINGTNMFDAACGFGGYRESGFGREGGREGMFEYLAPRAAPGAEIKPVTKTGFQRQSDYDILSIDRTAKLFIGGKQVRPDGNYSFPVLDKKGRLAGESGQGNRKDIRDAVAAARACKAWGETTAYNRAQVLYYFAENLSVRAAEFAARIAQLSGVAPAAARTEVDLSIERLFYHAGIADKFEGRVHQPPSRTVALSLHEPVGVLAAVPGDNAPLLGLISMIAPALSMGNTVVAVPSAVSPLIATGLYEVIEYSDLPAGAINIVTGYPSELTAVLARHDDVDGLWVVADAETCADAESESAGNLKRVWTSNGRAIDWTSDSHNDAFLRRAVEVKNVWVPYGD from the coding sequence ATGAATGTTCTCGAACGCTTCCACGCAATGGAATACGGCCTGGCACCGGAAAGCCGGGAGGAAGCCGACATCTGGCTCGGCTCACGGGATTTCTCAAAGGCCCTGTTCATCGGCGGCGAATGGCGCGCCGCTTCGGACGGCAAGACGTTCGAAACGCGCGACCCCTCGACGGGTCGGGTGCTGACGCGCGTTTCCGAAGCGACCAAGGCAGACGTCGATGCTGCTGTCGCAGTCGCGCAGAAGGCCCTGCCGAAATGGTCCGCGACCACCGGTTTCGAGCGTGCGAAGGTGATTTACGCGATCGCGCGCGGGATGCAGCGCCATCAGCGTCTTTTCGCCGTGCTGGAATCCATCGACAACGGCAAGCCGATCCGGGAAAGCCGCGACGTGGACGTGCCGCTCGCGATCCGCCACTTCCTCCACCATGCCGGGTGGGCGCAGACGCTGGAGAAGGAGTTTCCCGACCAGAAGGCTGTCGGCGTGGTCGGGCAGATCATCCCTTGGAACTTCCCGCTGCTGATGCTTGCCTGGAAGATTGCGCCCGCCCTTGCGGCAGGGTGCACCATTGTCCTCAAGCCTGCTGAATTCACGCCGCTGACGGCGGTTCTGTTCGCGGAGGTCTGCGAGCGCGCGGGCGTGCCGAAGGGCGTCATCAACATCATTCCCGGCGGACCCGATACAGGCGAAGCCATCGTCAACCATCCGGGCGTCGACAAGATCGCGTTCACCGGCTCCTCAGAGGTGGGCAAGATCATCCGCAGGGCGACTGCGGGATCGGGCAAGAAATTGTCGCTCGAACTCGGCGGCAAATCAGCATTCATCGTTTTTGACGATGCCGATCTCGACAGCGCGGTCGAAGGTCTGGTGGACGGCATCTGGTTCAACCAGGGGCAGGTCTGCTGCGCCGGTTCGCGCCTGCTGGTGCAGGAAAGCGTCGCGGATGCGCTCATCGCCAAGGTCAAGCAGCGCATGTCGCGCTTGCGCGTCGGCTTGCCGCTCGACAAGAACACCGACATCGGGCCGCTTGCCGACAAGACCCAGCTTGAACGTGTGAAGGGTCTGGTTTCCGAAGGAACCGCGCAGGGCGCGGATTGCTGGCAGCCGGATTTCGCGCTGCCCGCCTCGGGCTATTTCGTGCTGCCGACGCTCGCCACCGGCGTATCGCCATCCAATATCCTCGCGCAGGAAGAAGTGTTCGGCCCGGTTCTCGCCACGATGACCTTCCGCAACCAGGACGAAGCGATCGAGATTGCCAACAATACGCGCTTCGGCCTTGCCGCGTCGATCTGGAGTGAAAACCTCAATGTTGCGCTGCACGTCGCGCCGCAGCTCAAGGCGGGCGTGGTGTGGATCAACGGCACCAATATGTTCGACGCCGCCTGCGGTTTCGGCGGTTATCGGGAAAGCGGCTTCGGACGCGAAGGCGGACGCGAAGGCATGTTCGAATATCTGGCGCCGAGGGCCGCGCCGGGAGCCGAGATCAAGCCGGTGACCAAGACGGGCTTTCAGCGGCAGAGCGACTACGACATCCTCTCTATCGACCGCACCGCAAAGCTGTTTATCGGCGGCAAGCAGGTTCGCCCGGACGGCAATTACTCCTTCCCCGTCCTCGACAAGAAGGGACGGCTGGCGGGAGAATCCGGCCAAGGCAATCGCAAGGACATACGCGATGCCGTCGCCGCGGCAAGGGCCTGCAAAGCATGGGGCGAGACGACCGCCTACAACCGCGCGCAGGTGCTCTATTACTTTGCCGAAAACCTGTCCGTTCGGGCTGCGGAGTTCGCCGCGCGAATCGCACAGCTTTCAGGAGTCGCGCCCGCTGCTGCCCGGACTGAAGTCGACCTTTCCATTGAACGGCTGTTCTACCACGCGGGAATAGCCGACAAGTTCGAAGGGCGTGTGCACCAGCCGCCGTCGCGCACAGTCGCGCTGTCGTTGCACGAGCCGGTCGGGGTCCTTGCAGCCGTCCCGGGAGACAATGCTCCCCTGCTCGGCCTGATCTCCATGATCGCGCCTGCCCTCTCCATGGGCAACACGGTCGTCGCCGTGCCTTCCGCCGTTTCACCGCTCATCGCCACCGGGCTCTACGAGGTGATCGAATATTCCGACCTGCCAGCGGGTGCGATCAACATCGTGACCGGCTATCCGTCGGAATTGACTGCGGTTCTCGCCCGCCACGACGATGTGGACGGGCTTTGGGTGGTCGCCGATGCAGAGACCTGCGCCGATGCTGAATCCGAGTCCGCCGGCAATCTCAAGCGGGTCTGGACGAGCAACGGACGCGCCATCGACTGGACATCGGATTCCCACAACGACGCATTCCTGCGCCGCGCCGTCGAGGTGAAGAACGTCTGGGTGCCTTATGGGGATTGA
- a CDS encoding type II toxin-antitoxin system RelE/ParE family toxin, translating into MIESFRSKALKRYWTKGDDTGIRPDWRKKVRILLSRLDAAREPDDMDVIGFGFHVLRGEQAGRFAVWISRNWRITFSWDNENATDVEMEDYHGD; encoded by the coding sequence ATGATCGAGAGCTTTCGCAGCAAGGCCCTTAAGCGGTACTGGACCAAGGGGGACGACACCGGGATCAGGCCGGACTGGCGAAAGAAGGTTCGTATTCTTTTGTCACGCCTGGATGCGGCTCGTGAGCCCGATGACATGGATGTCATCGGATTTGGCTTTCATGTGCTCAGAGGAGAGCAGGCGGGGCGCTTCGCCGTCTGGATTTCCCGGAACTGGCGGATCACCTTCTCATGGGACAATGAAAACGCCACCGATGTCGAAATGGAGGACTATCATGGCGACTGA
- a CDS encoding HigA family addiction module antitoxin, with product MATETLRHSSIEPAHPGEMLGEIMIPATGKSKAEIARLLGISRQTLYDLLNRKQPVTPAIAVRLGKLFGDGPGVWIRMQAAYDTWHAEREIDVSGIETLKVA from the coding sequence ATGGCGACTGAGACGTTGCGCCATTCATCCATTGAACCCGCCCACCCGGGCGAAATGCTTGGCGAGATCATGATTCCTGCCACAGGCAAGAGCAAGGCGGAGATCGCGCGTCTGCTCGGAATTTCTCGGCAGACCTTGTATGACCTGCTCAATCGGAAACAGCCCGTTACCCCGGCAATCGCCGTTAGGCTGGGCAAGCTCTTCGGAGACGGGCCCGGTGTCTGGATCAGGATGCAGGCGGCCTACGATACATGGCACGCTGAACGCGAAATCGACGTCAGCGGTATCGAAACCCTGAAAGTGGCGTAG
- a CDS encoding ATP-binding cassette domain-containing protein, with protein sequence MEKVTKSFGKVDVLKGIDLDVKDGEFVVFVGPSGCGKSTLLRIIAGLEDATSGGVNIDGQRINDVPPAKRGIAMVFQTYALYPHLTVKNNMGLGLKQAGEEAKEIERRIGVASTMLSLEPYLERRPAELSGGQRQRVAIGRAVVREPKLFLFDEPLSNLDAALRVNTRLEIAELHRRLKSTMIYVTHDQVEAMTLADKIVVLNAGRIEQVGAPMDLYNSPANTFVAGFIGSPKMNFIDGARLGEKVKTVGVRPEHISVDAKAGDWKGVVIHAEHLGADTNLYLDTEKAGRITVRLFGEYKVEPGAVLYATPAPGRVYRFGEDGRRIA encoded by the coding sequence ATCGAAAAAGTCACGAAGTCCTTCGGCAAGGTGGATGTGCTGAAAGGTATCGACCTTGATGTGAAAGACGGCGAGTTCGTCGTTTTCGTCGGGCCGTCCGGGTGTGGCAAGTCAACTTTGCTCAGGATCATCGCGGGGCTGGAGGACGCGACCTCCGGCGGCGTGAACATCGACGGACAGCGCATCAACGACGTTCCGCCTGCGAAGCGCGGCATCGCCATGGTGTTCCAGACCTATGCGCTTTATCCGCACCTGACCGTGAAGAACAATATGGGCCTCGGACTGAAGCAGGCGGGCGAAGAGGCGAAGGAGATCGAGCGCCGGATCGGCGTGGCGTCCACCATGCTGTCGCTGGAGCCGTATCTTGAGCGCCGTCCCGCCGAACTGTCCGGCGGCCAGCGCCAGCGCGTGGCGATCGGGCGCGCGGTCGTGCGGGAGCCGAAGCTGTTTCTCTTCGACGAGCCTTTGTCAAATCTGGATGCCGCGCTGCGGGTGAACACGCGGCTTGAGATCGCCGAACTGCATCGTCGCTTGAAGTCGACAATGATCTATGTGACGCATGACCAGGTTGAAGCTATGACGCTGGCGGACAAGATCGTCGTTCTGAACGCCGGACGGATAGAACAGGTCGGCGCGCCGATGGACCTCTACAACAGTCCTGCCAACACGTTCGTCGCGGGGTTCATCGGTTCACCGAAGATGAACTTCATCGATGGCGCACGGCTTGGCGAGAAGGTGAAAACCGTGGGCGTTCGGCCCGAGCATATTTCGGTCGATGCCAAAGCGGGCGACTGGAAAGGTGTCGTCATTCATGCCGAGCATCTCGGCGCGGACACGAATCTCTATCTGGATACCGAAAAGGCCGGGCGCATCACTGTGCGCCTGTTCGGGGAATACAAGGTCGAGCCGGGCGCAGTCCTGTACGCTACACCCGCGCCGGGACGGGTCTACAGGTTTGGCGAGGACGGGCGAAGGATTGCGTGA
- a CDS encoding Gfo/Idh/MocA family oxidoreductase, whose protein sequence is MSAQKPLRVVVAGLGNMGRSHALAYETNPGFKIAALVNRSDVLLPEQLKHHAIRRSFDEVLTDERPDIASINTYSDSHADYAVKALEAGCHVFVEKPLATSVADARRVVAAAKANGRKLVIGYILRHHPSWVRLIAEARALGGPYVFRMNLNQQSSGPTWATHRQLMQTTPPIVDCGVHYVDVMCQITDARPVEVRGMGLRLSDEIAPDMYNYGHLQVLFEDGSVGWYEAGWGPMISETAFFVKDVISPKGCVSIVMDESARSDDIDTHTKTSRLRIHRAATGADGKFTTPDQLLSMEGEPGHQQLCDLEQAFLLKAVREDMDLSRHMDDAVKSLAVCLAADESVRTGRAVKL, encoded by the coding sequence CGCAGCCATGCGCTGGCTTATGAAACCAATCCCGGCTTCAAGATCGCTGCGCTGGTGAACCGTTCGGACGTGCTGCTGCCGGAGCAGTTGAAACATCACGCCATCCGCCGTTCGTTCGACGAAGTTCTGACCGATGAAAGGCCGGATATCGCTTCCATCAACACCTATTCGGACAGCCATGCCGACTATGCGGTGAAGGCGCTTGAAGCGGGCTGCCATGTGTTCGTGGAAAAGCCGCTGGCGACGAGTGTCGCTGACGCGCGGCGCGTGGTGGCGGCCGCAAAGGCGAACGGCCGCAAGCTGGTGATCGGCTATATCCTGCGCCACCACCCCTCCTGGGTGCGGCTGATCGCGGAAGCGCGTGCGCTGGGTGGACCCTATGTGTTCCGCATGAACCTCAACCAGCAATCCAGCGGGCCGACATGGGCAACGCACAGGCAGCTCATGCAGACCACGCCGCCCATCGTCGATTGCGGCGTCCACTATGTGGATGTGATGTGCCAGATCACCGATGCGCGCCCGGTCGAGGTGCGGGGCATGGGGCTGCGGCTGTCGGACGAGATAGCGCCCGACATGTACAATTACGGGCATCTGCAGGTCCTGTTCGAAGATGGCTCGGTTGGCTGGTACGAGGCGGGTTGGGGGCCGATGATCTCGGAAACGGCCTTTTTCGTAAAGGACGTGATCTCACCGAAGGGCTGTGTCTCCATCGTCATGGATGAAAGCGCCAGATCGGACGACATCGACACGCACACCAAAACCTCGCGGCTACGTATTCATCGCGCCGCTACAGGAGCGGATGGGAAATTCACCACGCCGGACCAATTGCTTTCGATGGAAGGCGAGCCGGGGCATCAGCAATTGTGTGACCTTGAGCAGGCGTTCCTGCTGAAAGCTGTCCGCGAGGATATGGACCTTTCCCGCCACATGGACGATGCGGTCAAGTCGCTGGCGGTTTGCCTTGCGGCGGACGAGAGCGTGCGCACCGGGCGCGCGGTGAAGCTATAG